One window from the genome of Musa acuminata AAA Group cultivar baxijiao chromosome BXJ1-4, Cavendish_Baxijiao_AAA, whole genome shotgun sequence encodes:
- the LOC135583886 gene encoding pentatricopeptide repeat-containing protein At2g15690, mitochondrial-like gives MLIHRGGNSMLAVNLFKLRLPGFPLPLLTSLKVSHAHSQTLAIRCLSSSYIAPNSFQRHPPPPPPPPTHGPRPSGPYSYPQDHRNPNRWPPQNQHHQRPPPPFDSHPTVGGRYPPFAGRPPVDTGRPPVADVPPPPLAAPPPGPIELVALAQEGKLKEAVDLLNQGVLPDPPTFFDLIASCSDSKHLDELKKIYDFFFRSPFRADLQINNKLLEMFSKCGSMIDARRVFDRMPDRTMDSWHLMIDGYAVNNLGDDGLQMFEQMRKVGVCPNESTFLSVLAACASAEAVEEGFIHFDAMHKENGISPQVEHYIGLIEVLGKSGHLNEAMEFIEKLPFEPPVAVWEAMMNLARAQGDVDLEDCAAELMTFLDPSKILRSKIPTPTAKRRSGLNMLDGRNKLGEYRLPPKIEKKVVKEQVYVPDTRYVLHDIDQEAKEQALLYHSERLAIAYGLISTPARMPLRIIKNLRICGDCHNAIKIMSRIVGRELIVRDNKRFHHFKDGKCSCGDYW, from the coding sequence ATGCTGATCCATAGAGGCGGGAACTCGATGCTGGCCGTCAATCTCTTCAAGTTACGCCTCCCTGGTTTCCCCTTGCCTCTCCTCACGTCCCTGAAGGTCTCGCATGCCCACTCGCAAACCCTCGCCATCCGATGCCTCAGTTCCTCCTACATCGCTCCCAATAGCTTCCAGAGGCACCCTCCTCCACCGCCTCCGCCGCCAACTCATGGTCCACGTCCCTCCGGTCCCTATTCCTACCCGCAAGACCACCGGAATCCAAACCGCTGGCCGCCCCAGAATCAGCACCACCAACGCCCGCCACCACCCTTCGATAGTCATCCCACTGTGGGCGGCCGCTACCCTCCCTTTGCCGGGCGGCCTCCCGTCGACACCGGCCGTCCCCCGGTGGCCGATGTTCCGCCGCCCCCTCTTGCTGCCCCTCCTCCGGGACCCATCGAGCTCGTTGCCCTTGCCCAAGAAGGAAAGCTCAAGGAAGCTGTTGATCTGTTGAACCAGGGCGTCCTCCCTGACCCTCCTACCTTCTTCGACCTTATCGCCTCCTGCTCCGACTCAAAGCATCTCGATGAACTGAAGAAGATTTATGATTTCTTCTTTCGATCCCCTTTCCGTGCCGACCTCCAAATCAACAATAAGCTACTGGAAATGTTCTCAAAGTGTGGTAGTATGATTGATGCCCGCCGGGTGTTCGATCGGATGCCTGACCGAACCATGGACTCTTGGCATTTGATGATCGATGGGTATGCGGTGAATAACCTGGGTGACGATGGATTACAGATGTTTGAGCAGATGAGGAAGGTTGGGGTGTGCCCCAACGAAAGTACCTTCCTTTCCGTCTTAGCCGCTTGTGCCAGTGCCGAGGCAGTGGAAGAGGGCTTTATTCATTTTGATGCCATGCATAAAGAAAACGGGATATCACCACAGGTCGAGCATTACATTGGTCTGATCGAAGTCCTCGGCAAGTCAGGCCACCTTAACGAAGCAATGGAATTCATCGAGAAGCTACCATTTGAACCACCAGTAGCTGTCTGGGAAGCGATGATGAACTTGGCTCGGGCTCAGGGCGATGTAGATCTTGAGGACTGTGCTGCGGAGCTCATGACTTTCTTGGATCCTTCAAAGATTCTTCGGTCCAAGATTCCAACCCCTACAGCCAAGAGGCGATCCGGCTTAAACATGCTGGATGGGAGGAACAAGCTAGGGGAGTACCGGTTGCCCCCAAAGATAGAAAAGAAGGTGGTGAAGGAGCAAGTGTATGTGCCTGACACTAGATATGTGCTCCATGACATTGATCAGGAGGCCAAGGAACAGGCATTGCTCTACCACAGCGAGAGGCTGGCAATTGCTTATGGGCTGATAAGCACGCCGGCTAGGATGCCACTTCGGATCATCAAGAATCTCAGGATATGCGGTGACTGTCACAACGCAATCAAGATCATGTCTAGGATCGTCGGGAGGGAGCTCATTGTTCGGGACAATAAACGGTTTCACCACTTCAAGGATGGGAAGTGCTCTTGTGGAGATTACTGGTGA
- the LOC135649479 gene encoding protein NDL1-like, which translates to MGDSSGSVSIDVEKLSFGGKEHLVKTRFGEVSVTVFGDKEKPALITYPDVALNYVSCFQGLFSCPEAASLLLHSFCIYHISPPGHETGAGPISSDIPVPSVDDLANQIAIVLDFFRLGSVMCLGVTAGAYILTLFAIKYRERVIGLILVSPLCKAPSWTEWLYNKVISNLIYFYGMCGLIKERLLQRYFSKEVRGIAQIPESDTVQGCRNLLDERQAMNVWRFLQSINRRHDITEDLQQLQCRTLVFVGENSPFHVDALHMASKLDRRYSALVEVHACGSLVTEEQPHAMLIPMEYFFMGYGLYRPSQLTGSPCSPLSPCCISPELLSPESMGVKLKPIKTRASQEV; encoded by the exons ATGGGAGATTCGAGCGGCTCCGTCTCGATTGATGTGGAGAAGCTCTCCTTCGGCGGAAAG GAACATCTTGTTAAGACCAGGTTTGGCGAGGTGTCGGTTACTGTTTTTGGAGATAAGGAGAAGCCTGCATTAATAACCTATCCAGATGTTGCTTTAAACT ATGTGTCATGTTTCCAAGGATTGTTTTCTTGTCCTGAAGCTGCATCCCTGTtgcttcatagcttttgcatttatcaTATCAGTCCTCCAGGGCATGAG ACAGGTGCTGGTCCGATTTCTTCTGATATTCCTGTTCCTTCTGTTGATGATTTGGCCAATCAAATTGCCATTGTTCTCGACTTCTTTAG GTTAGGTTCAGTTATGTGCCTGGGGGTCACCGCTGGTGCTTACATTCTTACCCTTTTTGCT ATCAAATATAGGGAGCGTGTGATTGGTCTGATTCTTGTATCTCCTCTATGTAAAGCTCCCTCTTGGACAGAATGGTTGTACAATAAG GTTATATCGAATTTAATCTATTTCTATGGTATGTGTGGCTTAATAAAGGAGAGATTGCTTCAGCGATACTTTAGCAAG GAAGTTCGTGGCATTGCACAAATCCCCGAGTCAGATACTGTGCAGGGCTGCAGAAAT CTGCTGGATGAAAGACAAGCCATGAACGTGTGGCGGTTTCTTCAATCGATTAACCG GAGGCATGACATCACTGAAGACCTGCAGCAGCTACAATGCCGGACTTTAGTATTCGTGGGCGAGAACTCCCCATTCCATGTTGACGCACTTCACATGGCATCAAAGCTGGACAGAAGATACAGTGCCTTGGTGGAG GTCCATGCATGTGGATCACTGGTGACGGAGGAGCAGCCTCATGCGATGCTGATACCGATGGAGTATTTCTTCATGGGGTATGGGCTGTACAGACCTAGCCAATTAACCGGCAGCCCGTGCAGTCCGCTCAGTCCATGTTGCATCTCACCGGAGTTGCTGTCACCGGAAAGCATGGGCGTGAAGTTGAAGCCGATCAAGACGAGGGCTTCGCAGGAAGTTTGA